The stretch of DNA TTGCAATACCGCAATGCTCCAAGTCATTGCATACGATCTGGGTGTGATCCATCCATTATGGTACCAATACGGCTCTAAAATCAACGAGTTTGTCCACATTGAAAAGTCATGCGCAAGGGGGACAATCAATAAAAGAAGTCCCGATAACATAGAACTTGGCCGCAATGAAGAATCAGAGTTATATCTGAAAAATGATGTGAAGGCATTTGACTGAGCTGCCAATTCATTTGAGTATAAATACGGCTGACTTGCAAAAAGTCTGAAGATGCCGCAAACAAAACCCATAGTATCAATAGAAAACGTAGTGGCCTCTGCCACAATAGAGCAAAGGCTGGATCTGACAGAAATCACAAAAAAATTTCCAGACACAGAATGGAACCCAGAACAGTTCCCGGGACTAGTCTTTAGAATAAAGAGCCCGAAGACTGCAACTCTGATTTTCTCATCAGGCAAAATGGTCTGCACCGGAGGAAAATCAGAAGAGATGGCAGTCAAAGCTGTAAACTCTGTTGTAGCCCAGCTAAAAAAAGGCGGAATCAAAATAAAAAACAATGCAGTAGTAACTGTACAGAATATTGTTGCATCTGGAAATCTTGGCGGAAAAATTCACCTAGAGCAGGCTGCTCGAGTTTTACCTAGGAGCATGTACGAGCCAGAGCAATTCCCTGGATTGATCCACAGGATGCTTGACCCAAAAACAGTGGTACTCTTGTTTGCATCTGGAAAGCTAGTATGCACCGGCGCAAAAAAGGAATCCGACGTTTACCGCTCGGTAAATAACCTGCACAACACCCTAGAAGACAAAAAGCTAATGATCTACGACTAGGACTGGACCTGTCTTTTTACCTTGTCCAAAACAGAATCATCGATCAGCTTTTGCTCGTGCAAAATTTTAGCAACCTGCATTATATCCAAAATTTGATGTAATGTGACTCCTTCCTGCAACAAATTCTTCTCAGCTCCTTCCAGTCTGTTTACAATAACATAGGCATCTGTAATCTTGGCGCCTGCCTTTTTGAGTTCCTTGATTCCATTTATGACCGAGCCGCCAGTAGTTGCAACATCATCCACCAGAAGAATTCTGTCGCCAGACTTTACAATACCTTCTACTAGTTTGCCAGTCCCATAGTCCTTTGCCTGAGACCTGACATAGACTAGAGGCTTTACCAGCTCGTACGCCAGTGAAGACGATATTACTAGGCCGCCCGTAGGCACAGATGCAACAGAATCAACATTGTCAAAGCCAATTTGCTCTGATATTAGGCTCTGCAAGTGCTTTATCATGCGCCGAAATTGGTGAGGATAGCTAGGAACTAGTCTTAAATCTACATAGTAGGAGCTTTTCTTGCCACTTGCCAGGGTATAGTCACCAAACTTGATTATGCCATTTTGGTGCAAAAACGTTGCAAACTCTTTTACAAACTCCATACCAAAATTTACTAAACTGGATTTATTTTGCTTTGTTTTGTGGGGGTATTGTGCCCGAAATCTGGTTAAACTATGGAGCCACAGATGTTGTCCTTGATATAAAGGCAGAAAACCTAGACCAAAAAATCGAGCTCGACTCTCCAGTACTGGATGACGCCCAAATATCTGAACGACTTGACGCACTAGACATAACAAAACCGATTACACTAGTTGCACTGAGTTACACTCCGGCAATCCAAAAAACATTATCTATAATATTTGAGAAATGCACACAAAAGTCAGCCCCCAGACCCAAAGTGTTTGCCGACAAGCAAATTATGAACTTGGTCCGCTCAAGCCTTCCGCCGGAAAGCCAAGTTCTGGCGTTTGAGGGAATTGAAAACGTTGATTCCAGTTTGGTCTTTGTGGGGGAAATGGAGTTTGACGGCTTGTTCGGCTTTGATACTGTATCTACTAAACTATTGCGAAAATTTGGCAAGGACCAGATGCTGTCCGCATATGAGAAAAGGCAAGGCAACCTGCCAAATTCAGGAAAAGAAACACAACCAATGGAAGTTGCCAAGTCCTTTGCAGGAACATTTGATATTTCTGCAATAGAAATTGTAGCACACAACAAGGGGATTGCTGATCTTGCAGTAGGCCATCCCTCCAATACAAATACCATATCAAAAACAATGGCAACATTTGTCAAGTCAATAGAAAAACACCGAACACTTCTAATCAGCACAGGCAAAGACGCAAGCAACGACACACTTGGCAGGTCCCTAGGCTCGCTTTGGAACTGTTATACCGCGATTCGCGATGAGGGACTAGCAATTTTGCTTGGCGAATGCAGGGCAGGAATCGGCTCTGAGGCAATACGACAGTACATTGAGGGCAGGATGAGCATAGAGAGGCTGCAAAAGCCAGCAAAATACGTGGACGGCATGGAGGACTTGCTGTACCTATCGGAGATTCAAAAAAAGATCCAAATAGGAATTGTATCTGTTTTGCCAGAATTTTACATCAAAAAGCTAAACATGAAATTGTTTGATGGCGTCAAAGAAACTCTGGAATATGTCCTAAAACATCAGGGCGCAAGACAAAAAGTATCAATTGTCCCAGATGGGGCAAGAATCCTTCTAGGGCCAAATTGAAAACGGCAGAGGAGCGCACAATACGGCCAAGACCACCACTATGATGTAGAGCAGTTTTCTGTTCTTGGATAGCGGCGAGACGTCATCCAGTGGACGTACACTCATGTTTCTCATGCTGAATATCAAAATGAATATTGCCATCATTTCATATCGAAGCAAAAACAAAACTCCCACACTTGCATATGTTGCAATTTTGTGGATTTTTTGGCCAAACATTGCGTGAGCCATGTGACCACCATCAAGCTGCCACGCCGGAAGCAAATTCAAAAACGTGATCAAAAACCCAATCCATGCAGCAAACATCACAGGTGACATTAACACCTCGACGTCGGATCCTGCTTTTCCAAATGCACCAAGAGCTATCTGCATGAAAATGCTGTCGTCAAGCTTCCGCAAACCGTCCGCTCCTTCGGAAATGCTGGGATCCAAAATCGGCGAAGTATATGCTCCATAAAATGACACCAACACAGCGATGACTAGGCCCGCAATGGGGCCTGCAATTGCAATATCAAAAATGATGTTGCGATTTACCATCAAGCCGCGGGATTGGATTACTGCGCCAAATGTCGGCACTAGGCCAAACACGGGAATTCCTGGTATAAAGTACGGCCAAGTCGTGCGTATTTTGTGCCATCTTGCCGCGACTAGGTGTCCCGCCTCGTGCACACCAAGTATGCCAATCAGGGATATCGTGTATAATACTGCAAAGTCAAGCGGGTCTCCGATGTAAGTCAGACTGTTTGCGCCCAGCGTCTTGTAGTATCCATCAATCATGGCAAATGCCACGACAACACCAAACAGAATTCTTTGTAGCCAGGCGCGTGAAAGGAATTTTTTCTTTTTGGCCTCTGGGGGAAGCCTGTTTACCTGAATTACTATTTTGTTGTCATGTTTTTGCACAAAGCAGACAATTCCTATTTTTTCCAGTCTTTGCGCAAGGCCGACAAACTTTTCCAAGTCGTAATCTGATATTTCAAACTCCATTTTCTCAAGTGTTACAGATATTCCTTTTATGGAAAACACTGATGATACAATGGCAATTACGTCTTCCTGCGTAGGCTCGCTCATTGTGTATCAAAGTATAATCTGGGCATTAATTGATTTGTATAATTCTACTTTAACGTTAAATATCGATTATTCCAGAATAGTACAATGCAGATAATCAACCACCAGACCGGTGATTACATAATCCGACACTGCGAGCCGGGAGACCTAATTCCTGTAATGGAGATAAACCTCAAGACACTGCCAGAGCATTATTCGGATTATTTCTATGAAAGTCTGCTAGCAGAACTACCGGAAGCGTTCCTTGTTGCAGAACACCAAGGCAAGCTAGTAGGATACATCATGTGCAAGACAGAATATGGATTTTCAAATTTCAAAAAGCTAGGCTTTGTCAAAAAGGGTCATGTGGTCTCTGTTGCAGTACTAGAAGAATACAGAAAGCAGGGATTGGGCAAGGCGATCATAGAAGAATGCATCCAGGGAATCAAGTCAAAGCGATGCGACGAGCTATACCTGGAGGTCAGATGTAGCAACGGCGACGCAGTCCGATTGTACGAAAAAATTGGATTTGTCATAAAGCAGAGACTCAAGGCATACTATAGGGATGGCGAGGATGCCTTTTTGATGGCCATCGAATTTACATATTAGATTCATATACTTACAATCAAGTGTTTAGCTAAATGACTAGGCGCAAGATGACTGGGATTTTGATCTTTTGTTCCTGCATAAGTGGGTTTTTTGTCTATGCGTATTTGCTGATGCTTTCCGAGTGGAGCCCAATTGTACTGCAGCTGTCGGTACTGATGATTGCAGGCGGAATCCTTGGTGTGATATCCTGGATTGGTTACATGATGGCAACTACAAAGCCATCACCATCTTCTATTTTACCTGATGACAAGTAGCTATTTTGTAATTTTGGCATCCACTACTGTTTGGTAGTATCGAGGACCTACTGCC from Candidatus Nitrosotenuis aquarius encodes:
- a CDS encoding transcriptional regulator, yielding MPEIWLNYGATDVVLDIKAENLDQKIELDSPVLDDAQISERLDALDITKPITLVALSYTPAIQKTLSIIFEKCTQKSAPRPKVFADKQIMNLVRSSLPPESQVLAFEGIENVDSSLVFVGEMEFDGLFGFDTVSTKLLRKFGKDQMLSAYEKRQGNLPNSGKETQPMEVAKSFAGTFDISAIEIVAHNKGIADLAVGHPSNTNTISKTMATFVKSIEKHRTLLISTGKDASNDTLGRSLGSLWNCYTAIRDEGLAILLGECRAGIGSEAIRQYIEGRMSIERLQKPAKYVDGMEDLLYLSEIQKKIQIGIVSVLPEFYIKKLNMKLFDGVKETLEYVLKHQGARQKVSIVPDGARILLGPN
- a CDS encoding site-2 protease family protein; the protein is MSEPTQEDVIAIVSSVFSIKGISVTLEKMEFEISDYDLEKFVGLAQRLEKIGIVCFVQKHDNKIVIQVNRLPPEAKKKKFLSRAWLQRILFGVVVAFAMIDGYYKTLGANSLTYIGDPLDFAVLYTISLIGILGVHEAGHLVAARWHKIRTTWPYFIPGIPVFGLVPTFGAVIQSRGLMVNRNIIFDIAIAGPIAGLVIAVLVSFYGAYTSPILDPSISEGADGLRKLDDSIFMQIALGAFGKAGSDVEVLMSPVMFAAWIGFLITFLNLLPAWQLDGGHMAHAMFGQKIHKIATYASVGVLFLLRYEMMAIFILIFSMRNMSVRPLDDVSPLSKNRKLLYIIVVVLAVLCAPLPFSIWP
- the rimI gene encoding ribosomal protein S18-alanine N-acetyltransferase gives rise to the protein MQIINHQTGDYIIRHCEPGDLIPVMEINLKTLPEHYSDYFYESLLAELPEAFLVAEHQGKLVGYIMCKTEYGFSNFKKLGFVKKGHVVSVAVLEEYRKQGLGKAIIEECIQGIKSKRCDELYLEVRCSNGDAVRLYEKIGFVIKQRLKAYYRDGEDAFLMAIEFTY
- a CDS encoding TATA-box-binding protein, which codes for MPQTKPIVSIENVVASATIEQRLDLTEITKKFPDTEWNPEQFPGLVFRIKSPKTATLIFSSGKMVCTGGKSEEMAVKAVNSVVAQLKKGGIKIKNNAVVTVQNIVASGNLGGKIHLEQAARVLPRSMYEPEQFPGLIHRMLDPKTVVLLFASGKLVCTGAKKESDVYRSVNNLHNTLEDKKLMIYD
- the pyrE gene encoding orotate phosphoribosyltransferase; amino-acid sequence: MEFVKEFATFLHQNGIIKFGDYTLASGKKSSYYVDLRLVPSYPHQFRRMIKHLQSLISEQIGFDNVDSVASVPTGGLVISSSLAYELVKPLVYVRSQAKDYGTGKLVEGIVKSGDRILLVDDVATTGGSVINGIKELKKAGAKITDAYVIVNRLEGAEKNLLQEGVTLHQILDIMQVAKILHEQKLIDDSVLDKVKRQVQS
- a CDS encoding transcriptional regulator; the protein is MTRRKMTGILIFCSCISGFFVYAYLLMLSEWSPIVLQLSVLMIAGGILGVISWIGYMMATTKPSPSSILPDDK